In the Oncorhynchus clarkii lewisi isolate Uvic-CL-2024 unplaced genomic scaffold, UVic_Ocla_1.0 unplaced_contig_544_pilon_pilon, whole genome shotgun sequence genome, one interval contains:
- the LOC139401886 gene encoding adenylate cyclase type 9-like, with translation MASPQHQQLLPHNTEVSCDSSGEGSVSVRISSSVKHKHGGGAGALGGMGGGFMGSGSKHCKYSISSSCSSGESGVLRPVVKGLRTQRKMPQLFERSAGHFWDPKFDSPILEEACRERCFPQTQRRFRYVLFYLFAASLLWGVYFSANPDRCDRTAFLVPTACFLLFCLLLFLLTFTRIYVRCYNQASLLLIVVTFALTLAPQIQTAGFRDLETLPPEDVVEDVGDFSGMEPRNVTFNRDLPTGSACLSPVGTFSLGMEVLLLLYSVLHVRLYASVLLGLLYSVLFEALGWLHLTQAAGDGWIQAMEGSDWDTLRWLGPAKALLHLCAHAIGIHLFIMSEVRSRSTFLKVGQAIMHGKDLEVEKALKERMIHSVMPRRVADDLMKQGDEEGLAGGSSAKRYSSSGAAAVISSPKNNKRNKTSIPRGQIIFRPFNMKRMEPVSILFADIVGFTKMSANKSAHALVGLLNDLFGRFDRLCELTCCEKISTLGDCYYCVAGCPEPRADHAYCCVEMGLGMIQAIEQFCQEKSEMVNMRVGVHTGTVLCGILGMKRFKFDVWSNDVNLANLMEQLGVAGKVHLSEATANFLDDRYQRENGRVTERVGQSVVADQLKGT, from the coding sequence ATGGCATCCCCCCAACATCAGCAGCTGCTGCCTCACAACACAGAGGTGAGCTGTGACTCAAGCGGCGAGGGCAGCGTCTCCGTGAGGATCAGCAGTAGTGTCAAACACAAGCACGGAGGAGGAGCCGGGGCGCTGGGTGGCATGGGAGGAGGCTTCATGGGGAGTGGGTCCAAACACTGCAAGTACAGCATCTCCTCTAGCTGCAGCTCGGGAGAGTCCGGGGTCCTCAGGCCTGTGGTTAAGGGGCTGCGAACCCAGAGGAAGATGCCCCAGCTGTTCGAAAGGTCTGCTGGGCACTTCTGGGACCCAAAGTTTGACTCTCCCATCCTGGAGGAGGCATGCAGGGAGAGGTGCTTTCCCCAGACCCAGCGGAGGTTCCGCTACGTCCTCTTCTACCTGTTCGCCGCCAGCCTCCTCTGGGGGGTGTACTTCAGTGCCAACCCCGACCGGTGTGACCGAACTGCCTTCCTCGTCCCCACCGCCTGCTTCCTCctcttctgcctcctcctcttccttttgACGTTCACAAGGATCTACGTCCGCTGCTACAACCAGGCGTCGCTGCTGCTCATCGTGGTGACCTTTGCCCTCACCCTGGCACCCCAGATCCAGACAGCCGGCTTCAGGGACCTGGAGACCCTCCCTCCTGAGGATGTGGTGGAGGATGTGGGGGACTTCAGTGGCATGGAGCCCAGAAATGTGACCTTCAACCGGGACTTACCCACGGGCAGCGCCTGCCTATCTCCAGTAGGGACCTTCTCCCTGGGCATGGAGGTGCTGCTGCTACTCTACAGCGTCCTCCACGTCCGACTCTATGCCTCGGTGCTACTGGGACTTCTCTACTCTGTGCTCTTCGAGGCTCTGGGATGGCTTCACCTCACCCAGGCTGCTGGGGATGGTTGGATCCAGGCCATGGAGGGGTCTGACTGGGACACTCTACGCTGGCTGGGGCCAGCCAAAGCTTTGCTCCACCTGTGCGCCCATGCCATCGGCATCCACCTTTTCATCATGTCTGAGGTGCGATCACGAAGTACCTTCCTCAAGGTGGGCCAGGCCATCATGCACGGCAAGGACCTGGAGGTGGAGAAGGCGCTGAAAGAACGCATGATCCACTCGGTGATGCCTCGGAGGGTGGCCGACGACCTGATGAAGCAGGGCGACGAGGAAGGCTTGGCGGGCGGGAGCTCGGCCAAGCGCTACTCCAGCAGCGGCGCGGCGGCCGTCATCTCCAGTCCCAAGAACAACAAGAGGAATAAGACCTCAATCCCGAGAGGCCAGATCATCTTCAGACCCTTCAACATGAAGCGCATGGAGCCCGTCAGCATCCTCTTCGCGGATATCGTAGGCTTCACCAAGATGTCTGCCAACAAGTCGGCCCACGCCTTGGTGGGGCTCCTCAATGACCTCTTTGGACGTTTTGACCGGCTGTGTGAGCTGACGTGCTGTGAGAAGATAAGCACCCTCGGGGACTGCTACTACTGCGTGGCAGGCTGCCCTGAACCTCGGGCTGACCATGCCTACTGCTGCGTAGAGATGGGGCTGGGCATGATCCAAGCCATCGAACAGTTCTGCCAGGAGAAGAGCGAGATGGTTAACATGAGGGTGGGCGTCCACACGGGCACTGTCCTGTGCGGTATCCTCGGGATGAAGCGATTTAAGTTCGACGTGTGGTCCAACGACGTGAACCTGGCCAATTTGATGGAGCAACTGGGCGTGGCCGGGAAGGTGCACCTATCAGAGGCCACCGCCAACTTTTTGGATGACCGGTACCAGCGGGAGAACGGACGGGTCACTGAGAGGGTTGGACAGAGCGTGGTGGCGGACCAGCTGAAAGGTACGTGA